Within Runella rosea, the genomic segment ATGCCAATGATTTCCAATTCTGATTCATGACTTTTTATTTTGGTTTTGGTTTTATTTACTGTTTATTCTTAGGTTTTTGTGTTTTTGCAATTAACATGTCAAAAATGCATCGACATAACGTCTCTGGCAAAAAAATCGGTATCCAAATTTCTACTTTTTAACAATATTTAACAAGCAAAAGTTTGTACTTACTCAAGATATAAAATAATGATGCGAGGGGGCTTTAACTGCCAAATTGTCATTTGCTGGAAAGCCTTTTATGAACCAATTACGCCAAAGGCTGACGATTTTTCTGCTATATTTGTGATTTAATTGTCAATTTACCCTGTCATGAGCGCTGAGAGAATATCAAATATAACGATTATTCTCGGCTTGTGTTTAGAAAAAATAAACGGGTAACGTACTTAAACAAAACAAACCAATGGGGCGAATTCTTGCCATTGATTATGGCTCAAAACGAACCGGATTGGCAGTTACCGACCCGTTACGGATTATTGCGACGGCCTTGGAAACGGTACGCTCATTTGAATTAATTGATTTTTTGAAACGTTATACCGCCAATGAAACCGTGGATGTATTTGTGGTAGGGATGCCCCGTACATTGGAAAATACCGACACCAACAATACGCCGCACGTGAAGGGATTCATCAAACAACTCAAAAAAGCGTTTCCCGATACCCCCGTGTATGAACACGACGAGCGCTTTACCAGCAGCATGGCATTACAGACCATGATTTCGATGGGGTCTAAAAAAAGTGATCGCCGCAATAAAGGTAATATTGACAAAGTCAGTGCCACCATTATTTTGCAATCGTTTATTGAAAGCCAACGATGAAATCGTATCATGGGTGTTTTGCCCGATAAACCATTAAAAAGGACAACGATTAACAATGATTTTTCCAATAGTAGCTTATGGCGACCCCGTATTACGAAAAGTGGCTCGCCCCATTGAAAAAGACGAATTCAACCTGCCCGAGTTGGTAGAAAATATGTACCAAACCATGTACGATTCTTCGGGTATTGGTTTGGCGGCTCCGCAAATCGGACAAAGTATCCGGTTGTTTGTGGTAGATGGTACGCCTCTTAATGAAGATGAAGAAGAGGAAGACAAAGACCCAAGTTTGGAAGGGTTTAAAAAAGTATTTATTAATCCGCAGGTGTTGGAAGAAACGGGTGACGAATGGGCGTTTGAAGAAGGATGCCTCAGTATTCCGGGAATCAGAGCCGATGTATATCGTCCTGAATTTATTAAAATCAAATACCGAGATATTGATTGGAATGAGCACGTAGACACCTTTGAAGGCATGGCGGCGCGTATCATTCAGCATGAATACGACCATTTGGAAGGTAAACTGTTTACGGACTATCTGCCAATGCTCAAACGGCAGATGCTCAAAAAACGCCTTACCGACATTACAAAGGGCAATGTCAAAGTGGATTACAAAATGAGATTTCCTAAATAACCTCGAAACGCGAGATGCAAGAACTTCGCCGAGTTGCCAAGAATATTCTTTTTATTGACCTGGAAACGGTGTCAGGAAAAGAGTCGTTTGATTTGCTAGACGAACGAATGCAGGAACAATGGCAACGAAAAGCGGCCAACATCCGCAATGACGAACACGTCTCGGCTTTTGACCTGTTTTACCGTCGGGCGGCTATTTATTCTGAATTCGGCAAAATCATTTGCATCGGAGTAGGGGCGCTGTATTGGGTTTCTTCCGACGAGCAGCCACGCTTTAAAGTGAAGACCATTGCGGGCGACGACGAGAAGGCGATTTTGTTGGAATTTAAAGAGTTGATTGAAAAATATCCCCAAAACCAACTCGTTCTCTGCGCCCACAACGGCAAAGAGTTTGACTTCCCTTTTCTGTGTCGTCGAATGCTCGTCAATGGAATTACGCTGCCTGATTCTTTAAAACTTTCGGGTAAAAAACCGTGGGAAATTCTTCATCAGGACACACTCGATATGTGGCGTTTTGGCGATTATAAAAGCTTCGCACAGTTGGATTTATTGGCGGCGTTGTTTGGCATTCCGAGCAGCAAATCAGACATCAGTGGCGAAGACGTTACCCGCGTTTATTACGCCGAAAAAGACCTTGACCGAATCCGTCGTTACTGTAAAGAAGACGTCGTGGTGTTGGCGCAACTTTGGCTTCGCCTCAATCAATACGATACCATAAAGCCCGAGCTGATTGTACGGGCCGAATAAAGACAACGAACGTTGCCGAGGTCTTGGATTCAAAACCTCGGCAACGATTTATTTTAGCTTAACTTCAGCGGTAAGGTTCTCAAATTTTTACCCGTTAAATCAAAAACAGCCGCTGCAATCGCGGGCGCTACTGGCGCGAGCGGAGGCTCACCTACGCCGTAAGGCTCGGAGTGTCCTTCCAGAATAATTACCTCAATTTCAGGGGTATCTGAAAGTTTTGTCATGGGGTATTCGTGAAAATTGGTTGCGGTTATTTGCCCGTCTTTGATGGTTAAACCTTCATACAGCGCGGCCGTAATCCCCATCATGGTAGCACCTTCTACCTGCATCCGAATCCCCTCAGGATTGATGGCCAAGCCTGCGTCAAGCACCTGCGTTACCTTTTTTACCTGAATTTGGTTGTTAACTATCATCACTTCAATCACCGCCGCTGCAATGCTCTTGCGGTCGTTGCCGATGGCGATACCTCGCCCAATCCCCGCCGCTTTGGGTTGATTCCACCCGCTCTTTTCAGCCAGCATTTCCAATACTTTTTTGTAACGTTGGTTGATTTGTTCGTTGCCAGCCAGCAACTCCAAACGCATTTTGAGCGGGTCTTTGCCCGTTTTATGGGCCAATTCGTTGATAAAGCTTTCGATGGCAAACGTATTGGGAAACATCCCGACACTGCGCCAGATTCCAGTATGAACGGGTAGTTTATTTTGCCACAACGTGGCTGATTTATGCTCAATGTTGTACAAAATACTGGCACCGTGGCCCGCCGACACAAAATCAGCGCCTAGTAGGGTATAGCCGATATTGGCAGGAATCGCCCCAAGAACCTGGTCGGGGGTGGCTTGGCTGTGGGTAATGGCCTCGATGGTGCCGTTTTCTCCAATTTTGGCCGCCAGTACATGGTGCGTTTGCGGACGATAAATGGCATTCTGAAATTCCTGTGTTCGCGTATTAAACACATGTACAGGCTTACCCACAATTTTGGCAATGCGAGCCACTTTTTCGGAATGTTTTGAATCAATCCTTCTGCCAAAACTACCGCCCGCGTAGGTGGTTTCGATGTTGAGTTGTTCAGTTTCTACATCAATGGCTTTGGCGATGGCACTTCTGAAAAGGGTGGAGGCTTGCGTACCCACGTACATCGTGGCTTTGTCTTTTTCAACATGCGCCACGGCACCGTGTGGCTCCATGTGGGCGTGGGTGGCCAATGGTGTGCGGTATTCTTGTTTGAACACTTGGTTGGGCGCTTCTTCCAAAAGCGATTCGGGCGAGCCTTCGCTTTGAATGCGCACGTCTGTTCCGATGCCTACGGTAGTCAATGCTTCAAATTCAGCCTGTTGCCATTTTTTTGGAACATCCCATTCGGCTTCTATTTTTTGCAATCCCATCTCGGCGGCATATCGGTTTTTGGCTACTACGGCCACCAACTCCTTATCCTCCACGATTTTGACCACTCCGTTGACCTTTGCGGCTTCTTGGGTGTTGAGTTTTTTGAGGGTGCCGCCAATGTAGGGGGATTGGAGCATCACCGCATACAACATATCTGGAAACGTTTGGTCTATGCCAAAAATGGGTTTGCCCGTCACTTTTGGCTTTAGATCGATGCGTTTTACGTCTTTTCCTACATATTTAAAGGCCGATGAAGGCTTTAATGCAGGTGTTTCGGGCGTTTCCCATTCTTGGGTAGAGGTGGAAATTTCATAATACGTAGCTTTATGAGTTCCCGACGTCATGATTCCATTTTCAACTTTGATACTTGCTACAGGTACGCCCCATTGTTTGGCGGCTTGGGCTTTTAGCATTTCGCGCAGGGTAGCGGCCACTTCTCGAATGGGCTTAAACAACGATAAAGTGGTGTTGCTTCCGCCCGTTCCGAGCGAATCTTCCACGCCGTTGGCGGTATTGGCATGAACGACCTTGATTTGTTCGAGTGATACTTCTAGCTCCTCGGCAGCCAACATCGCTAATCCCGTAAAAATCCCCTGTCCCATCTCCAGCTTGGTAGATTTGTAGAGGATGGTGTTATCGGGCAATACTTCAAACCAGAAGGATGGTTCCTGCGTTGAAACCAGGAGCGGGAAATCCATATTTTCCGCTTTTTGGGCCAAAAAACGACGAATAGGCCCCTTTGACGCAATAACCGCTACAACGGTTCCGCCAAAAATGATGGCTCCGCGTTGCAAGAATTTACGTCGAGAAAACTTCTTTTTTGTTTTTTTATCTTCGGTAGCCATGTCGTTACGCAGTTACGGTTTGAGAAAGTTGAGCGGCTCTTTTGATGGCTTTGATGATGCGGGGCTGCGTACCGCAACGGCAAATGTTGGTGATATTGTTTTTTATATCTTCTTCGGTCGGGTTGGGGTTTTTCTCCAGAAAATTGGCGGCCGCCATCATAAACCCGGGCTGACAATAGCCGCATTGGGGCACGTTTTCTTCCATCCATGCCTGCTGAATGGGGTGAAGTTTGTCCTCACTTTCCGATAAGCCTTCGAGCGTCGTCACTTTTTTTCCTGCCGCAAAACTTACAGGGATAGAACATGAACGGTAGGCTTCGCCGTCGATGTGGAGCGTGCAAGCGCCGCAAAGTGCGGCCCCGCAGCCGAATTTTGTGGCTTTGAGGTTCAGTTCATCCCGAACTACCCAAAGCAACGGCATGGCGGGGTCTACGTCCACCTTTGCCGTTTTGCCATTGATATTAAAGTTGATTTCCATTTGGTTTGGTTTGAATATTGATTTTTAGATTGACTAATCACTCTATTTTTTAGGTAAATTTTTAAAGGGTTTTTGTTAGTGCGACAAAGTCTTTTACTTCCAAAATGGGCTTTTGATAGCCTTTGGTGGCCACTTTAATCATGCCTTGTCCTAATTCTGCCAACGTACTTGCGGCCCCCGGAAATACCTTACGCAACACGGGATACAGCCAGCTTAAATACTTGTAGTAAGGAAGGGTATTCTTCAATCCGGGGGTGGGGTGCATATAACCGGGTCGGAAATTGTATACGGCCTTGAAAGGCAGTTTCATCAAATCATTTTCAGTTTTGCCTTTGACCCGCGCCCACATGCTGCGGCCTTTTTCGGTGCTGTCGGTGCCTGAGCCTGATACGTAGCAAAATGCCATGTCAGGGTTGAGTTTGCTCAATGTCTCGGCCACGTGCATCGTGAGCGTGTAGGTCATTTTGGTATATTCTTCTTCTTTCATCCCGACGGAAGAAACCCCCAAACAGAAAAAACAAGCGTCGTAACCTTTCAATTGGGTTTTGATGGGCGAGACGTCGAAGAAATCTTGGTGAATGATTTCCTTTAATTTGGGATGGGTGAAGCCAGAAGGTTTGCGGTTGATAATCAAAACTTCCTCAACTTCAGGGCTTTGTAGGCATTCGTGCAATACACCCTCACCGACCATGCCCGTGGCACCCGTGACAATGGCTCTTATTTTTTTGGTTTCTTTCATGGTTATTTTTGTTCGGTCAGCATATCCCAAAGCATTTCAAAGCCGTTTTCGATGATGGGTTTTTGTGCATCGGGGGGTAAGTTGACAACGTAATTATAGATGCCCATCAAGTGGCTGTTGGCCAACGTATAAATCAAATCAGTGGGTAAATCTTTGATGATTTTGGTGGCTTTTGCTTCTTCAATCAACTGAATGTGTTTCTGGGATTGCTCCATTAGAACCGATTCAGAGATTTGAAAAATATGCGGCGAAAAAAGCACCTGTTGGATATAATGGTTCTTTTCTCGGTTGTCTAAAGCCCAGTAAATGAAATAGATAAAGACTTTTTTTATGATGGTTTCGACACCATCCTCAGGAGTAATCTTTGAAAATAAAAATTGGTTTAAATCATTTTTGATGGTGATGTATAATTCCTTTATCAGGTCTTCTTTGGTGGCAAAATAATGAAAAAGGGTTCCGTTGGATACCCCCGCTTCCTTAGCGATTTTGCTCGTGGGCGTACCATGAAAACCAAACTCCACAAAGAGCTTCAACGCACTCGCCAGTATCTGTTCTTTTTTATCCATTTACACTAGATTGACTAATCACTCTACAAAAGTAAGGTTTGTATCGGGCTTTCCAAATTTGTTTTTGGGTTTTATTATTGAACGCCAGTTAGAGATAACTCACGCTTGTTACTTCTTGAAACGGAATACCACTTGATAACTATTTGTTCTGCAACCAAAAGAAAGGCTTATTTTAGTGCCAAAACAACTTTCAGGTTTGCCATGAAAAAGGTACTTTACTTAACACTTCTTACTTTCGTATTAGGCTGCAAAGGCGAAGACCAACCCACCATTGATCCTGAAATCTTAAAACCACTTCTAAACGGGTATTTTGAGTATTTTCCCAAGCCCATCGACTACTTTACCTCCCGCATTACCTGCAAAGAAGGTCACATGATTATCTCTAAAGCTTTTATTACAAAAAAGGATGAGAAAACCCTCACCATTCAATTTGTTTACGTTGGTAAATGCGCAGGACTCAACCCCAACCCTGGTAACGATTATGAAATAAAGGCTACTTTTACCTCCCCAATGCCTAAACAGGAAGCTACGCGTTATCGTATTGATTTTAGTGGAGTATGTGATTCGGCCATCCCGGCAGAACCTCAACTTGTTGGCAAAAAATTGGATGGGTATGCTTATTTGACTCCTGACCTTGGCGAGTTTGTGATTAATCTTCCCGTTTCTGTAAACAATGTACCTCAAAAAATTACTTCCAAAATGGATATTAGAAGCGATAAGTTTTAGATGTGATGTCTATCTAAACCTTGGTCCGTGTCCTCACTTTTCATATAGATAAGGGTCTGAGAGGACACAGACCAAGGAAAAGGGTTCAACATCGCCTTCATGGCTTGGCCTACGGCCACCACGAATGCTTAGTTATTAGCTGCCGTATTTTTCGTTCGGGTGTATAAGTTTATAAATTTCGTCTGTTTCCAATTTGTTTTTCAAGTCATTTGAAATTCTGTATGTTCCGTCATTCAAAATTTCTATTTCCTTGCTGTCAATAGCTGACAATATTTCTGTCGCAAAGTTTTTAAGTTGTTTGTGATAAAACTCAAATTCAGTTGAACATTTTTCATATTCAGCTTTCCAATTGTCGCCATAGAATGTTTTCAAATATCCTTCGCCTGTCCAATGTAAATAGTTAAGTCCTAAATTTCCTAAAAATTTGTATTCATATCTTCTTTCCCCATTCTCTTGGTAAACCCCACAATATAAATGATAAATTTTGTCAAGATTAAGGTCTGTTTTTTCTGGTTGAGTTAGGAAGTCGTTTAAAATTCTTTTTAGTTTCCACGTTTCAAATTGTCCTTCTTCAATAATTCTGGTCTTTATTAAGTCTGGTAATTTTGCTATGTTATATTTATCTTTGAAATTCAACTCAATTAAATTAAAATATGTTTCGCTGCCAAGTTGTTGCTCTAAATCTGGTTGCGAATAAATAAAATTCTCTAAGTCTTCAACAGATTTATCTCCATTAAGAAATTTATAAAATTCTATTTTATTGTTGTCAGACACGGTTGTCATAATATGGCAGCTAACTCGCTAATTCACGCATGTTTTAGCGTTTTATCTGCAATCTAAATGCTTCAATTTTAAAATGCAAAGTTTCAAGGTGTATCCTTATCGCGCAACAACCCTACACTTTCTGCAAAAGCGTCAGCAGTTTTCTGTCTAATTTTTGGCCTTGGAAATTTTCGTAGTCAACGTCGCTTCGGCCAGAATTGAGCAAACCAAAGGAGCCGTCAAATTCCCATAATGCAAAGCCGATTCCGTTTTCGCTCAGAATGCCAAGCAAATCTTTGAACCACGCCAAAAATACAGCGTGTGGCGTTTTGTTAAAACAGCCGCATTCACCACAGTGAACACCCGTACCGCTGTTTTTGAGGTCAATCCACGGTTGAAATTTGTCTTCCAACATTTTGCGGCTCAGGTTTTGGTCGCCCACTTTTCCGGGCCAAATGGGAACGGGCAGGCTTTCTGGGTCTTTGTACACCCATGAGGCTTTGTAATGCGAGATGATGGAGGGCGTATAGCCTCGGCAACTTTGGCCCACTTCCAAATCTGAAATACCCGTAATCACATCATTGCCAACGTTGTTGCCATCGGCAATGATTAAGTGTTTTTTATTGACTCCTTTGATGGTATTGTAGGCCGCCAGAATCATCTTGCGGTACATTTCGGGTTCCAATTTGGTTTTTTTGCCCAATTGGTCGTTCATGTCGTCGCGCCAACTGGGTTCGTTGAGGAGGTCAAAACTGATTTTTTTGGAAGACGTATCTTTGAATTTTTTCGCCCAAAATTCCCAATGATAGCAGAAGTCACTCAGCGCCTGTTCGTTGGTCCACAGGTTGTAAGGCTCCACAAAACCCGCGTTGATGCAATAGCCTGGCGCGCGGTGGAGATTGAGCGAAACGTGATGGTTGTATTTCTGCGCCCAATAGACCAACTGCTCGATACGGTCGGTCATTTGGGTATCTATGTTTCTAATCTCGTCGATTCGGATGTTTTTGGAGCGGTCAAATTTCAGATAAGCGGGGTATGCCATCGGAATTCGGACAAAGTCAAAGCCCCAATCTTCCATCCATTTAAAATACACTTCGGGCGTTTGCGGGCGGCTTTTGGCGGGGTCGGGCGAAAAGAAATCCAGCACATTGAAGCCTTTCCATTGTGGCAATCTGTTCTTTTTCTTCACTGGTCCAGTCATACTTCCGTTCGTCAAAGCGACCGTAGCCAGTGAACTGTTTTTAATAAAAGTGCGGCGATTGATGCGATTTTCCATTGTGTATAGTATTTCAACATTTTTGTGGACACAGAGTTGCATGGAGCGGTCCGATGCAGCTTATTATTGCTGATTTTCAGAGAGTTATGTTTAGCGCCCTCCATAATGCCCTGGTCTGCCTTTATACAAAGTTTATATGAGAAAGTTGGGGAGACACAGACAAAGGTAAAGGGGGCACAGAAAAGGCAAAAATTATTCTTATACGTTTTTTGATTCCTTTTTGATATAAAAAATCAACTAATTACAACCATAGAAGATGGATTTACGTCTTTAATTTCTAATATTAGTCACATTTTTGGCAATATGTCATTTCAAGTGCCATGAAAAAACTAATGATTTTATTCACTTTCACTTTTTTGATTGCGTGTAATCGCCCTGAACTAAAAGTTAATTCGTACTTCGCAAGGGGAGTTTTGATAGATCGTAAGTTTTGTTCTTCTGATTCCTCTCAAAGCTACTGGATTTTTAATATTACTAATCCATATGGAGATAGTAGTATGAAGGTATTTGGCGAAAAAATAGTGCTAAATGATACTCTGTATAATCGAGTAGTGAAAGTGAAAAATTTACCTACTTATTACATTGCTCCAAATATTAAATATAAGCCCGTCTTTTTCAATCAGAAGTATATTCTGGAATTTGAGGTATCTGAAAATCCTTTATTGGACTGCTTTCGTAATACAAATATTAGTAATTCTCCTGAGCTTAATGTTAAACAAATAAGTGTAACAAATTAACACACATACTCTACTAACACTCACTCAAACTGAAAAGCAAAATAAGTACACGAGCCTTTGCTTGTATTTTGAAGACCGTGCGGCACGTTAGAGTTGAGGAAAATGATATCCCCTACTTTTGAGTCATGCCATACACCATCAATGATTTCTTTGGCTTGGCTATCGGCTTCGCCTTCCTGACTGTTGACCAACATCAAAATCTCGGCGGCCGGGTGGCGGTGCGCGGGGTGGCTCATCCAATTGCCCGTGAGGGTCGTTACGTGCATTTCAAAACGCTTGCTCATGCTCGTTGGACGGTCGAAAAAATTCCTTCTTCCGCCTTTGTCATGGCCTTTAAATTCGGTTTCGTCCCAGTTGAGCAGCAGCGAACCACCCGCCGTTTTGCCTCTTTCGATGTCAAGTGGCGCGACCGAATTGAGCTGAAAAACGTAGTATGTAACGGGCGTATCGGTATTGTTGACCACACTGCGTTTATCGCCCGACATGATAAGCGCAATGCCTCCCGGCTTCAACTCTTTGGTTTTGCCTTCTACGGTCACGGTCAGTATACCTTCTTTGATGATGAGAAGTTCCTCATTCTCTTGGGTATATTCACTGTCACGCATTCTGCTTTTGGGATTCACGGTCGTAGCGTGGACTTTGAATAACTTGAAATGTGGCGTAGTGCCTTCCAAAATGGAACGGGCTTCGCCTTTCGGTCTTTTGATTATCTGCGCGTCTGACCATTTGTAGACTTTGGAGGCAACTGGCTCAGCGGTTTGCGCAAAAACAAGGTGGCTTACCAGAAATAGTAGGAAAAGTAGCTTTGTCATCGGTAAAAGATTCGATTTAGGGGTTAGACCGATTTTTTCTTAAGTGCTTTGCACCAGAGGTTTTGATAAAACCTTAGCGTATTGATAAGAAAGGTTAAAAGGGAATAAGTATAATGGTGTTGTATTAATAAATTGATAGACAGATGTTTATAATACAAAAAAAGACTGGCGTTTAAGTGACCGATTACTGCCCTGCTTTTTCGTATTTTAGCATCTTGCTTGCCCGAGGGATAAAATGCTGAAAGTTGGGTTGGTCGGTATGCCCGCCGTCGTGCTGCCGCCACGACAGTTGCCCGTCGTGCATACTCGTAAGCATGGGCGGCATTTTTTCTTTCATGGGGTCATTTGAAACCCCTAAATCTTTTGCCCCCAAGAGTTTATAAGCGGCACCAGCGGCAATCGTTGCCATAAAACTGCCTTGTTGGTCAAGCCATTTGGCATCGCCTTTTTCGGGAATACCGTAACTCACATAACACAGGCGAGGCGCGCAAAGCGCAATTAATTCGTGCGAATCTACCGATAAGTCGCAACCTGTTTTTTTGCCAAAACCAGATTCTTCGGTGCCGTATTTTAGATAATTTCCGGCCATCCAATGATACTCACTGCTAGCCGTCAGGCTTTCGACGGCTTCGCCAAATACTCTGCGGTGCAAGGTCGTTCCGCCTTTTCCAGACGAGGCAATCAGCCCTAGGGCAAAACGTGGCTCAAAAGCCAAGGTCACTAAAGCCGCTTTTCCATAACGGGAAACGCCTTCGATGCCCACTTTTTTGGCATCTACGGCGGGGTCGGTTTCTAAATAATCTAAGCCGCGCGCCGCACCCCACGCCCACGCCCGGAGCGAGCCCCAATCGTCGGGTTTGCGGTATTGACCTTTGTTGACCAAACCAATGATTCCTTTCGTCAATCCCGCGCCATTGTCTGCTTGAATACTCGCAGGGTCGATGGTGCAATATCCCCAACCTGCGGCTAATAATTGTTCTGTGCCCGGAGAGTCGCCTGTGGGAAGGGGAGCGAAGAAATTGGGAAGGGATGCGCGGGCAACGGGGCTGTAAGCGGGATATTTATCAAAAATGGCCTTCATTTCGGGATTACTTTTGATGAGCATTTCTTTGAACGCCGCGTTGATTTTTTCAAAGTCATCGTTGTTGGGTTGGGCAGGTGATGGGAAAGACGGGCGACCAAACATCATCAACACTGGAACAGGGCCTTTTACGTTGGTCGGAACCACCAACATCATGTTGATGTCTACTTTGATGGAAGGGTAGGCACTGTTGTCTATGTGACCTGTTAATTTTTTAGCTACTACCGGAATGCGGCCCACAAATTCATTGTCTGCGGCTTCCACTTTCCATGTTACTTTTGGGATATTTTTTGGAAGCCTTCCGTATACTTCGCGTTCAAATTCTTCGATGATTTCGGGGCGGCGCTGTGCCCACCACACATCGGCCGAGGTTACTTTATTACCATTTTTCAAGGTTAGAATATCGGGCAAAGCAGGGCAGGGGTTAGCCGTTGATTCGTTATAATTGGCGTGATTGGGCGCTGATTCATTGCCGCTGGGGCCAGGCCGCAGGGTCTTGATGCCCAATTGCTGCTTCATGTTGGCATGGTCGGCGGCGGTGAGCTTATTGAGGCTGTCGCGTTGAGCCGTTGTAAGACCAAATTGAGCAAAGGCCGAAAAAGGTAAGAGGCAGAAAAGTAAGAATTGGTTTAAGGATTTCATTTTAAGGGAGTTGAATTTATGGGTTTTTCATTCCTTTAAGATACTCGCCCACGCCAAACAATGTCCTTCAAAAGAAAAAGGAGTTTGTTCAAGCGTTGGCGGCGACGAGCGCATTTATACGCTACTTCGGTCAGCGTTAATTTAGAAATTTACTTGACGGCTGTATATACGCGGGTGTTTTTAAAAGTGCCCTGTTCCACCACATTTTTGTTGTGGGCGCAGATGAAAAGCCCGACCAGCAGTTCTTCGGGAAAATCAAAATCGGGTACTTCGACCGTCCAGAAGGGATTGCCGAGTTTGGCAACCGAAATAAAATAGCTTCGGCCCCGCCGTTCCAATTGTAAAATATCGGGGTTTATCACGGGCGATTTTACTTCTTCTATGTTGGTTCCGTTCTTTTTGCGGTATTGAAACGCCGTCAGGCCGTCGCCATGAACGGTCAGGCAGACCATTGCGGCGCTTGTATCGGTGCTGGTGCGGGCCATCCAGCCTATTTTCCGGTGCAGGTCGGTGCCTGTACCCACGAGGGCAGCTTGGGTGTGCAGGATAAAATCACCTTTTAGTTTTTTCCAAACAAAATGAACCTCGTCTTTCTTAAACCACACATTTTCGCCCGAACCCGATAGTTTATAGGTCTGAGTGGCGTTGTCGTAAGTGGCGGTTCCAGCGTGGAGTACCTTCCCGATGTCGTCGTGGTTTTCGAAAATACCCACGGGTTTTTGGGCCGCCGAAGTGAGTGAAAATAATCCAACTACTAACAGCAAAGCGTAAGATTTCATCGGTAAGGACGGGGTTAGGTAGGTTTAATCAATCAATTTTAGCAATTCAGTAAGCGTGTTGGGAGAGCTGGGACGAGAGGCGTCGGCGGCGACAATTTTGCCGTCTTTATCAATAATCATGTAACGTGGAATACCTGTGATGGCAAATTTATTGAGAAGCTGCGCACTACGCGCTCCGTTTACGTGGCCGTGTTCACCCGGAAGTTGTAGTTCTTGAAGGGCTTTTTTCCAGAGTTGGGGGTTTTGGTCGATAGATATGTAGAGGAAAACGATTTTCTTTAACTGTTTTTCCGTCAGCTTTTCGTGCATGATTTTAGAATGCGGAAACTCCGCCCGACAGGGGCCGCACCAACTCGCCCAAAAGTCTACATAAACGACTTTCCCCTTGAAATCAGACAGGTAAAAACTCTTCCCGTCGATAGATGAAAATGCAATTTCGTCCCCT encodes:
- the ruvX gene encoding Holliday junction resolvase RuvX codes for the protein MGRILAIDYGSKRTGLAVTDPLRIIATALETVRSFELIDFLKRYTANETVDVFVVGMPRTLENTDTNNTPHVKGFIKQLKKAFPDTPVYEHDERFTSSMALQTMISMGSKKSDRRNKGNIDKVSATIILQSFIESQR
- the def gene encoding peptide deformylase translates to MIFPIVAYGDPVLRKVARPIEKDEFNLPELVENMYQTMYDSSGIGLAAPQIGQSIRLFVVDGTPLNEDEEEEDKDPSLEGFKKVFINPQVLEETGDEWAFEEGCLSIPGIRADVYRPEFIKIKYRDIDWNEHVDTFEGMAARIIQHEYDHLEGKLFTDYLPMLKRQMLKKRLTDITKGNVKVDYKMRFPK
- a CDS encoding 3'-5' exonuclease, with protein sequence MQELRRVAKNILFIDLETVSGKESFDLLDERMQEQWQRKAANIRNDEHVSAFDLFYRRAAIYSEFGKIICIGVGALYWVSSDEQPRFKVKTIAGDDEKAILLEFKELIEKYPQNQLVLCAHNGKEFDFPFLCRRMLVNGITLPDSLKLSGKKPWEILHQDTLDMWRFGDYKSFAQLDLLAALFGIPSSKSDISGEDVTRVYYAEKDLDRIRRYCKEDVVVLAQLWLRLNQYDTIKPELIVRAE
- a CDS encoding xanthine dehydrogenase family protein molybdopterin-binding subunit yields the protein MATEDKKTKKKFSRRKFLQRGAIIFGGTVVAVIASKGPIRRFLAQKAENMDFPLLVSTQEPSFWFEVLPDNTILYKSTKLEMGQGIFTGLAMLAAEELEVSLEQIKVVHANTANGVEDSLGTGGSNTTLSLFKPIREVAATLREMLKAQAAKQWGVPVASIKVENGIMTSGTHKATYYEISTSTQEWETPETPALKPSSAFKYVGKDVKRIDLKPKVTGKPIFGIDQTFPDMLYAVMLQSPYIGGTLKKLNTQEAAKVNGVVKIVEDKELVAVVAKNRYAAEMGLQKIEAEWDVPKKWQQAEFEALTTVGIGTDVRIQSEGSPESLLEEAPNQVFKQEYRTPLATHAHMEPHGAVAHVEKDKATMYVGTQASTLFRSAIAKAIDVETEQLNIETTYAGGSFGRRIDSKHSEKVARIAKIVGKPVHVFNTRTQEFQNAIYRPQTHHVLAAKIGENGTIEAITHSQATPDQVLGAIPANIGYTLLGADFVSAGHGASILYNIEHKSATLWQNKLPVHTGIWRSVGMFPNTFAIESFINELAHKTGKDPLKMRLELLAGNEQINQRYKKVLEMLAEKSGWNQPKAAGIGRGIAIGNDRKSIAAAVIEVMIVNNQIQVKKVTQVLDAGLAINPEGIRMQVEGATMMGITAALYEGLTIKDGQITATNFHEYPMTKLSDTPEIEVIILEGHSEPYGVGEPPLAPVAPAIAAAVFDLTGKNLRTLPLKLS
- a CDS encoding (2Fe-2S)-binding protein, whose product is MEINFNINGKTAKVDVDPAMPLLWVVRDELNLKATKFGCGAALCGACTLHIDGEAYRSCSIPVSFAAGKKVTTLEGLSESEDKLHPIQQAWMEENVPQCGYCQPGFMMAAANFLEKNPNPTEEDIKNNITNICRCGTQPRIIKAIKRAAQLSQTVTA
- a CDS encoding NAD-dependent epimerase/dehydratase family protein; the encoded protein is MKETKKIRAIVTGATGMVGEGVLHECLQSPEVEEVLIINRKPSGFTHPKLKEIIHQDFFDVSPIKTQLKGYDACFFCLGVSSVGMKEEEYTKMTYTLTMHVAETLSKLNPDMAFCYVSGSGTDSTEKGRSMWARVKGKTENDLMKLPFKAVYNFRPGYMHPTPGLKNTLPYYKYLSWLYPVLRKVFPGAASTLAELGQGMIKVATKGYQKPILEVKDFVALTKTL
- a CDS encoding TetR/AcrR family transcriptional regulator; the protein is MDKKEQILASALKLFVEFGFHGTPTSKIAKEAGVSNGTLFHYFATKEDLIKELYITIKNDLNQFLFSKITPEDGVETIIKKVFIYFIYWALDNREKNHYIQQVLFSPHIFQISESVLMEQSQKHIQLIEEAKATKIIKDLPTDLIYTLANSHLMGIYNYVVNLPPDAQKPIIENGFEMLWDMLTEQK